GTGGCGTCACGTTCAGGGTTCGCTGCCGGTGGCGATCACCACCGGTGAGCCGGCGGGTATCGGCCCCGAGCTTGTGCTGCGGCTGGCCGCCGACGGCTTGCTGCCGTCGGCCAGCGTCGCCGTGGGCGACCCGACGATGCTCGCCGAGCGCGCCGCGGCGCTGGGCCTTGGGGTCACGCCGACGCCGTGCCGGCCCGGTGAGCCGCTGCCCGAAGGGCCGGGCGTGCTGCCGGTGTGGCCGGTCCTCCTCAAGGCGCCTTCTACGCCCGGGGTGCTCGATCCGACCAACGCCGACTACGTCCTCGGAACGCTGGCCGCTGCGGTCACTGCCTGCCGCGCCGGCCATGCCGCCGCCATGACCACCGCGCCGCTGCACAAGGGCGCGATCATCGACGGCGGGCACCCGGGCTTCACCGGCCATACCGAATGGCTGCGCGATGCCTGCGGAGTGGAAGAGGTGGTCATGATGCTGGCGACGGATAGCGCCCTGCACGCCACCCGCGCCGGCTTTGACGGCCCCTCGGAGCTGCGCGTGGCGCTGGTCACCACCCACCTGCCGCTGCGCGACGTGGCCGACGCCGTGACCGCCGAGCGCCTCAAGCGGGTGGCGCGCATTCTGGAGCACGACCTGCGCGAACAGTTCGGCATCGCCGCGCCGCGCATTGTCGCCTGCGGGCTCAACCCCCACGCCGGCGAGGACGGCCACCTGGGGCACGAAGAGGTCGACACCCTGATCCCCGCCCTTGACGCCCTGCGCGCCGAAGGCCGGGATATACGCGGCCCCTACCCGGCGGATACCCTGTTCACCCCGCGCCACCTGGCCGAGGTCGACGCCGTGCTCGCCATGTACCACGATCAGGGCCTGGCCGTGCTCAAATACGCCGGCTTCGGCAGCGCGGCCAACATTACCCTGGGGCTGCCGCTGGTGCGCACCTCGGTGGATCACGGCACCGCGCTCGACCTGGCCGGCAAGGGGCTGGCGTCTCCGGCGAGCCTGGGCGTGGCGGTGGCGCTTGCTCGCCGGCTGGCCGACCGCCGCATGGCCGGGTAACTCTTTGATTCTTATCGCGTAACGCTACTCCGGGAACCCGCTTCATGGCATCAGTGCTGCATCACCGCGCCCGCAAACGCTTCGGGCAGAACTTCCTCCGCGACGCGGGTATTATCGAGCGCATCGTCAGGGCCATCCACCCGCGTCCGGGCGAGCGCCTGGTGGAGATCGGCCCGGGGCAGGGGGCGCTCACCCAGCCGCTGCTCGACGCCGCCGACGGCCTTGACGTCATCGAGCTGGATCGCGACCTGATCCCCGGGCTGCGGGTGCAGTTTTTCAACTACCCCGGCCTTGTCATTCACGAAGGCGACGCGCTCAGGTACGACTTTGCCGAGCTCAGAGGCGACGGCCCGCCGCTGCGGGTGGTGGGCAACCTGCCCTACAACGTCGCCACGCCCTTGATCATTCATTTGCTGGGCGCAGGCAGCGCGGTGGCGGACATGCACTTCATGCTGCAAAAGGAAGTGGTCGAGCGGCTGGCGGCCGAGCCTGGCGGGCCAAACTGGGGGCGGCTGTCGGTCATGGCGCAGTATCACTGCCGGGTCGAGCAGCTGTTCAACGTGCCGCCGGAGGCCTTTGTGCCGCGCCCGGCGGTGGACTCGGCCATTGTGCGGCTTTCCCCTCACGCCGAGCTGCCCCATTCGGCCAACGACCCGGCGCTCTTGTTCGAGCTGGTCAAGCAGGCCTTCGGCCAGCGACGCAAGACCCTGCGCAACAACCTCAAGGGCCGGGTCAGCGCCGACACGCTGGAGGCGCTGGAGATCGACCCGCGTCGCCGCCCGCAGACCCTCACCGTCGAGGAGTTCGTGCGCCTGGCCAACGCCGTGACACACAGCGAAGCATCCGCATCCCGGGAAGGAGACACGACGTGAACGAACATGACACCGACGCCGCCGACATCCTTGACCACAGCGCCGGCGAGCCGGCGATTCACGTCAGCGTCACGCCCCGCTACCGCGCGGACGAATCCCGGGAGGCCGAGTCACAGTACGTGTTCAGCTACACCGTCACCCTGTATAACCGGGGCGACTGCAGCGTCCAGCTGCTGGCGCGCTACTGGAAAATCACCCAGGGCAGCGGCGACGTTCGCGAAGTGCGCGGCAAGGGGGTCATCGGCCAGCAGCCGCTGATCGGCCCGGGCCAGCATTTCCGCTACACCAGCCGCGCGGTGCTCGACACCCCGGTGGGCATCATGGAGGGCGCCTACACGCTTTTTGATACCACCACCCAGCGGCCCTTTGACGTGCCGGTCGCGCTGTTTCGCCTGGCACAGCCGGCGGCCATTCACTAACCGGCGCCCGGGAGAGTAGTTCTGTGAGCACCTATGTCATCGGCGATCTGCACGGCTGCCACGCTGAGTTTGTCGACCTTCTGGAAGCGCTGTCGTTCGACCCGCGTCGGGACTGCGCCTGGCTGGTTGGGGACCTGGTCAACCGCGGGCCGGACTCCCTTGCCTGCCTGCGCGAAGTCCGCGCGCTGGGCGACGCGGCCCGCTGCGTGCTGGGCAACCACGATCTGCATTTTCTGGTCGCTGCCCGGGGCGGCAGGATCAAGCCCCGCAGCGCCTTTGCCTCCATCGTCAACGCCGCCGACGGCGGCGCGCTGCTGGACTGGCTGCAAAGCCGGCCGCTGACGGTGCGCCGGGAAAGAACGCTGATGGTTCACGCCGGGCTTTTGCCCGAGTGGGGGCTCGATCAGGCCCAGTCCCTGGCCGCCGAAGTGGAAGCGGCGCTTGCCGGCGAACAGGCCGGGGACTTTCTGGCACGGCTGTTTGGCGACCAGCCCGACCGCTGGCGCGATGACCTGGAAGGCATGGATCGGCTGCGCTTTATCGTCAACGTCATGACGCGCATGCGCTTTATCAGCCCGGGCGGGCGGCTGGAGTTTACCGCCAAGCGCGGTCTGGCCAGCGCCCCCGAGGGCTTCAAACCCTGGTTCCGCTTCCCCCGGGAAGACGATGCCACCCTGCTGTTCGGCCACTGGGCGGCCCTGGAGGGCCAGACGCCCGGCGCCCGGGTGGACGCCCGAGCGCTGGATACCGGCTGCGCCTGGGGCGGCTCCTTGACCGCGCTTGAGCTCGAGACCGGGCAGCGCACCCGCGTGCCCAGCCGCCAGCCCCAGGAGGCCTGATGCCCGAGCCGCCAGCGAACCCGTCGGCGCCCGAGGCCGGCCTGGACGTCTACCGCGTGGGCGGCGCGGTGCGCGATGCGCTGCTCGGCCGCCCGGTGTGGGACAACGACTGGGTCGTGGTGGGTGCCACGCCCGACGACATGCGCCGGCGCGGTTTCAAGCCCGTGGGCCGGGATTTCCCGGTGTTTCTCCACCCCGAGACCGCCGAGGAGTATGCTCTGGCGCGCACCGAGCGCAAGGCCGGCCACGGCTACTCGGGCTTTGCCGTCCACGCAAGTCCCGACGTGACGCTGGCAGACGATCTGGCCCGCCGGGATCTGACCATCAACGCCATCGCCGAAGCGCCGGACGGCACGCTTGTCGACCCCTACGGCGGCCGCGAGGATCTTGAGCGCCGGGCGCTGCGCCACGTCTCCGACGCCTTTGCCGAAGACCCGCTGCGGGTGCTGCGCACCGCGCGCTTTCTTGCCCGCTACGCCCATCTGGGCTTCACCGTGGCCCCGCAGACTCAGGCGCTGATGCGCGAAGTGAGCCGCAGCGGCGAGCTTTTGCACCTGGCCGCGGAGCGCGTCTGGACGGAAACCGAGAAAGCCCTGGGCGAACCAAACCCCGGCGCGTATTTTTGCGCGCTGGCCGAGTGCGGCGCGCTCGGTGCCTGGTGGCCGGAGCTCGCCGAAGCCGGACTTGATAAGTGCCTGGACGCCATGAAGAGCGTGCCCGACTGGCCCGAAACGCCCCTGGCCCACTGGCGCTACGCCAGGCTGGTGACCCCCCTTGACGATAACGGCCGGGCGGCGCTGGCCGCGCGGCTGAAGCTGCCCCGGGGCGTGGCGCAGCTGGCCCGCCAGAGCGCGGCTACGGCGCGGCTGCTCGGCGAGCCGCTGACGGCAAAAGCGGTGATGGCCTGGCTTGACGGCCAGGACAGCTGGCGCAAGCCCGAGCGTGCCCGGGCCCAGCTGGCGCTGGTGAAAGCGCTGGCGCCCGAGCGCCACGAAGCGCTCGAGCAGGCGCTCGAGCAGGCAACGGCGGTCAATCCCCAGGTGCTGATGGCAGAGGGCTACAAGGGCGCGGCGCTGGGTAAACAGATCGGCGTTAGCCGCGGAGAGGCGGTGGCACGGGCGCTTGCCCAGAGTTCGGCATAGGTCTTGCCGGCGCCTGGATGGCGAGCCTGGGGCACAAGCTCGGCCAGCGGCCTGAGCACAAAGGCGTGGGCGAGCATGTCGTCGTGGGGCAGGCGGATGGCGCCAAGTTCGCTGTCGAATTCGCCGCACAGCTCGCCCACGGCGAGAAGGTCGATGTCGATGGGGTGGGTGTTCGCGCCGGCGCTTGGGGGCAGGCGGCCCTGGGCGCGCTCCTGGGCCTTGCTCCAGCGCTTTATCGCGGCGGGCTCGGCGGCGCTATGAAAGGCCGCCACCATGTTATGAAACACCGGCGTAGCGCAGGCAGTGGCGGCGTCTTGAACGCAGGCGCTCACGTCCGCGCTCTGGTAGACCGTGGAGGCCTTCACCTTGCCGAAGCGCGCTTCAAGCGCGCCAAGGCAGCGGCGCAGGTTGGCAAGGGCGTTTTTGTTGCTGCCAAGGCCCAGCAGCACCAGCCGTTCAGCGCTCTCGCTCAAGTGCCGCTGTCTTCAGGCGCCGGGGCGGCAAAACGCCCCCGGGTGATCTTCAGGCCCACGCTTGCCGCCGCCGGCACCGCGCCGGGCTTGCGCAGGGTGAGCGTGACGCCTGTGATGCCGAACTCCTCGCGCAGGGTGGCCACCAGCCGCTCGGCGAAGGTTTCCACCAGCTCGAACTGATGCTCGGCGGCGAACGCCTGAATGCGCTCGCAGAGGGCGGCGTAGTCAAGCGCGAGCGCCAGGTCGTCCGTGGCCGCCGCCGGGCGAATATCCGTGGCCAGCTCCAGGTCCAGACTCAGACGCTGCTGGAGGGTTCGCTCCCAGTCGTAGGCGCCGATTACCGTTTCCACCTCGAGCGCCTCAATGATAATACGATCCGTCATGGCGCTCAGCTCTCCGCTTTTGTGCCGGCGTAGTCGGGAGCGCTCAGCTGCTCCAGCGGCCAGCGCGGGGTGGCCTGCATCTGCCCGGTTACGTCGCGCTCGCCGGTTTCCAGGCGCCTGGCGCCGACGTAGGCAATCATCGCGCCGTTGTCGGTGCAAAAGCGCCCCCGGGGATAGAAGACCCCGGCGCGGCGCTTGGCGCAGGCCTGGTCGAGCCCTTCGCGCAGCCGCACGTTGGCGCTGACCCCGCCGGCGACCACCAGCCGCTTGAGGCCGGTGTCGTCCAGCGCTCGGCGGCATTTGATCACCATAGTGTCGACCACGGCGTCCTCGAAGGCCCGGGCGATATCAGCCCGGCCCCGGGAGGTGAGCTCGCCGGCGTCGTCGAGCTTGCGAATGGCGGTCAGGGTATGGGTCTTTAGCCCCGAGAAGCTGAAGTCGAGCCCCGGGCGGTCGGTCATCGGGCGCGGGAAGCGGAACCGCCCGGGGTCGCCCTGTTTGGCAAGCTTCGCCACGTGGGGGCCGCCGGGGTAGGGCAGCCTGAGCATCTTGGCGGTCTTGTCGAAGGCCTCGCCGGCGGCGTCGTCCACGGATTCGCCGAGCAGACGATATTCGCCCAGGCCCTTCACCGCCACCAGCTGGGTGTGCCCGCCGGAAACCAGCAGCGCGACGAACGGGAAGGCCGGGGCCTCGTCTTCCAGCATCGGCGCCAGCAGGTGGCCTTCCATGTGGTGCACGCCAAGAACGGGGATATTCAGCGCCCGGGCCATGCCGTGAGCGGTGGCCGCCCCCACCATCAGCGCCCCGACCAGCCCGGGCCCGGCGGTGTAGGCGATGCCGTCAAGCTCGCCGCGAGCCATGTCCGCGTCTGCCAGCACCTGCTCTACCAGCGGCAGCAGCTTGCGGGTGTGGTCGCGCGATGCCAGCTCCGGCACCACGCCGCCGTATTCGGCGTGCATGGCCACCTGGCTGTACAGGGCGTCAGCCAGCAGGCCGCCGCCAGGTGCGGTGTCGTAAACGGCCACGCCGGTTTCATCGCAGGACGTTTCGATGCCCAGTACGCGCATAGCGGTTTTCCCCGTGACGTAAAGACCTGAAAGACAGGCAGAGTAAACCGGCAAGTCTAGCATCTTCGTTCGCCGGCGTTGAGCGAAAATCCCCGGGGTCGTTTGCAAAAAAGTGGGCGCGCTACTAAAATACTGGGCGCTGTAGACTCAGATCGTGCACGAAAGGTGTCTAACGCGCCTTGCGCGTGTACGGGCTATCCGAAATCAAGACTCCTTAAAGGTAGGTGAGTGCTTAATGCCTTCTGTAAAAGTACGCGATAACGAGCCGTTTGACGTCGCCCTGCGTCGTTTCAAGCGTTCCTGTGAAAAAGCCGGCGTTTTGTCCGAGGTCCGTCGTCGCGAAAGCTACGAAAAGCCGACGGCCGAACGCAAGCGCAAGGCGGCTGCCGCGGTCAAGCGCCACGCGAAAAAGCTTCAGCGTGAGCGCAAGCGGTTCGAACGGCTCTATTGATCCGTACCGGAAGGGTGGCAGGGCCGCTCTTCCTGGAAGGACGCCAAACGGCCGCCGTCCGGTGGCCGTTTGTTTTTTGTTCGTCAATAAGCGCCGGCGGGCTGCGGTGATGCCATAAACGACAAGGTGGCATCACCTCAGCCTGGCAGCATCCCAGGCCCGGCAGGCGCGGGCCGTAACGGTCGGAGGCAGAAGTCCATGGCTGGCCGTATTCCGCAGCATTTTATCGATGACCTGCTCGCCCGGGTGGACGTGGTGGAAGTCGTCGGCGCCCGGGTGCAGCTGAAAAAGACCGGCCGCAACCATTCGGGGCTCTGCCCCTTCCACCAGGAAAAGTCGCCGTCCTTTACCGTTAGCGCCGACAAGCAGTTTTACCACTGCTTCGGCTGCGGCGCCCACGGTAACGCCCTGCGTTTTTTGATGGAATACGAGCGGCTGGGCTTCCCTGACGCAGTGGAGCAGCTGGCATCGAGCCTTGGACTTGAGGTCGAGCGCGAAGGCGCCGACGACCCCCACGCCCGCCAGCGCGAAAAAAAGCGCAAGCAGGGCGCTAACCTGCTGGAGCTGGCCGCGAATTTCTACCGCGAGCGGCGGGTGATGCCCGAAGGCCGGGCGGCGCGTCGCTATCTGGAGCAGCGCGGGCTGTCGGCGGAGGTGATCGACACCTACGGCATCGGCTACGCCCCGGACAGCTGGGAGGCGCTCAAGCGCCACCTTGACGAGCGCGGCGTCAGCGAAGCGGTGCAGATCGAGTACGGCCTGCTGATCCACCGCGAAGACAGCGGGCGCACCTACGACCGCTTCCGCGACCGGGTGATGTTCCCTATTCGCGACGGCCGCGGGCGCACCGTGGCCTTCGGCGGCCGAGTGCTGGGGGATGCCAAGCCCAAGTATCTGAACTCGCCGGAAACCCCGGTGTTTCACAAGGGACGCGAACTTTACGGCCTTTACGAAGCGCGCCGGGCGCCTAAGCGCCCCGAGCAGCTGGTCATCGTCGAGGGCTACATGGACGTGGTGGCGCTGGCCCAGTTCGGCGTGCGCAACGCCGTGGCCACCCTGGGAACGGCCACCACCGAAGAGCACCTGAAGCGGCTGTTTCGCCTGGTCAGCCGGGTGGTTTTCTGCTTTGACGGCGACCGCGCCGGTCGCCAGGCCGCGCGCCGGGCGCTGGAAACGGCGCTGCCGCAGATGCTCGACGGGCGCGAGGCGCGCTTTCTGTTTCTGCCCGAAGGCGACGATCCGGATGACCTGGTCCGCCGGGAAGGCGCCCAGGCGTTTACCGACCGGGTGACCTGTGCGATGCCGCTGTCGGAGTTTCTGTTCGAGCAGGCAGCGGAAGGGCGCGACCTGCAGGCAGTGGAAGGGCGCGAACGGTTTGCCAGCGACGTGCTGGCAGCAGTGAACAAAATGCCCGACGGCATGCTCCAATCCATGCTGCTGGAAGAGCTTGCCGAGCGTAGCGGCCTGCGTCAGACGCAGCTGGAAACGCTGCTGGCCCGCCAGCAGGCCCGGTCCGAGCCCGCCGCCGAGCCGGCATCGTCTTCCCGGCCGCCGCAGGCGGCAGAGCCGGTCGAGGCGGTATCGACGGACACCCCGGCGCTCGAGGTGCTGTCGCCCGAGGAACGTGTGCTGCAGCTGCTCCTGCACGAGCCGCGCCTGGTAGAGGCGCTGCCCGAAACGCTGGAGTGGCTGCCGGAAAGCGCCGCGGGGCAGCTGTGCCGCGAGCTGGTTGCGCTGTTGCAGGCCGGGCGCTATCAAAGCCCCCAGGTGGTGCTGTCGCATTTTCAGGGCAGCGCCCAGGGCCGCACGCTCGGGGCGCTGGCCAGGCGGGAGCTATTGATTCCGCGCTCGGCGCGCCAGGCCGAGCTCGAAGGGCTGGTGGGGTACCTGCAGCGTACGCAGCGGACGCGCTCGCCGCGGGAAGAATACGAGGCCTTGCTGGCCCGGGAGCGGGCCGGAGAGAAGCTGGACAAGGCGCAGAAAGAGCGTCTGGCTAGCCTGCTGGTGGAGCTTGCCGGGACGCAGTAAAAAGGGCCGGCGAGGCGAGCGGCGGACTGCCGGGCGGGCACCGCAAAGTGCACCCGGGGTTGAATTTGCCGCCTTTTGCTACCACATAGTTGACCAATTGCCAGATGCTGGCTAAACCAAACAAGCTAACACACCTGAATAACGGCGCAAATAGACCGTGCTGGCAGCTGCTCGCAGCCGAGGCTATACTGTTCGGCTTTCCGGGCGCTTTGGGCACGTCGCTTGCGCGTCAGGTGCTTCATTCTTCTTCGTCGAGATAGGGTTTCTATGGCTGGAAATGCGCAGCAGCAGTCACGTCTGAAGGAGTTGATCGCGCGGGGTAAGGAGCAGGGCTATCTTACCTATGCCGAGGTCAACGATCATCTACCCGAGGATATCGCCGATCCCGATCAGGTGGAAGACATCATCGGTATGATCAACGATATGGGGATCAGCGTCGTCGAAGTCGCGCCTGACGAAGACACCCTGATGATGTCGGACCAGTCCACCGACGAGTCCGCCGCCGAGGAAGCGGTCGCGGCCCTTGCCGCCGTGGAAAGCGACGTGGGCCGCACCACCGATCCGGTGCGCATGTACATGCGCGAGATGGGCACGGTGGAGCTTTTGACCCGGGAAGGCGAGATCGAGATCGCCAAGCGCATCGAGGAAGGCACCCGCGCCGTGATGTCGGCGCTGGCCTACCTGCCCGGTGCGGTGAGCTCGATTCTTGACGCCTACGACGCCACCCAGGACGAAGAGGCCCCGGGCCGGCTGTCGGACCTGTTTTCCGGCTTCATCGACCCCGACGGCGGGATTCCCAACGTGGCCGAGCCCGAGGATATCGAGCCCGAGCTCAGCGACGATCCCGACGACGAGGAAGAAGAAACCACTGCCAACGAGGGCGGGCCGAACCCGGAAGAGGCCCGGGCGCGCTTCGAGCAGATCCGCGAGAAAAACGCTGCCGTCGAGGAGGCGTTCGAAAAATACGGCCGTGGCAGCGAAGAGCTCAAGGCGCGCCAGGCCCGGCTCGCCGAGCTGTTTTCGCCGATCAAGCTGGTGCCCAAGCACTTCGAGCGCTTGGTGGGCCAGGTGCGTGTCAGCGTGGAGCAGGTGCGCGCCCAGGAAAAGGCCATCATGCAGCTGTGTGTGAAAAAGGCCAAGGTGCCGCGCAAGACGTTCATCAAGACGTTCCCCGGCAACGAGTCGCGCAAGGGCTGGCTGGACGACTTCCAGGAAGCCGCGCCGCGCTACGCCGACCGTCTCGAACCGCTGCGCGCCGATATCCGCCGCCACCAGCGCAAGATTGCCTTCGAGGAAAACATGGTGCATCTGAGCGTTGGCGAGCTCAAGGAAGTCAACCGCAAGCTCTCCATCGGCGAGGCCAAGGCGCGCCGGGCGAAGAAGGAAATGGTCGAGGCCAACCTGCGCCTGGTGATTTCGATTGCCAAGAAGTACACCAACCGCGGCCTGCAGTTCCTGGACCTGATCCAGGAGGGCAACATCGGCCTGATGAAGGCGGTGGACAAGTTCGAATATCGCCGCGGCTACAAGTTCTCGACCTACGCCACCTGGTGGATTCGCCAGGCGATTACCCGCTCGATCGCCGATCAGGCGCGCACCATCCGCATTCCGGTGCACATGATCGAGACCATCAACAAGCTCAACCGGGTGTCGCGCCAGATGCTCCAGGAAATGGGCCGCGAGCCCACCCCGGAAGAGCTGGGCGAGCGCCTGGAAATGTCCGAGGACAAGGTGCGCAAGGTGCTCAAGATCGCCAAGGAGCCGATCTCCATGGAGACGCCCATCGGTGACGACGACGATTCCCACCTGGGCGACTTCATCGAGGACAGCACCATGATGCTGCCAGTTGATCTGGCCACCGGCGAAGGCCTGGTCGAGTCCACGCGCAACGTGCTGGGCGGGCTCACCGCGCGGGAAGCCAAGGTGCTGCGCATGCGCTTCGGTATCGACATGAACACCGACCATACCCTGGAAGAGGTGGGCAAGCAGTTCGACGTTACCCGGGAGCGCATTCGCCAGATCGAAGCCAAGGCGCTGCGCAAGCTGCGCCATCCGAGCCGCTCGGAGCCGCTGCGCTCCTTCCTTGACGAGTAGGGTGCCTTTAGCTCCCGCCTGGCCAACAGCAGAGCGCACGAAAAAGCCCGCCGTGAATTCACCGGCGGGCTTTTTTTACGACGTCCGCTGAGGACGGTGCAACCGCGTCAGCTGCCTGATGCGGCCTGCTGTCGGGCACGGTAAATACGCCGTGCCAGCAGCAAGAGCTCGATCATGGCAAACAGGATCAGGCTGTAGCCGAGCAGCTCCACGACTTCTTCCGCCATGCTTTTGATGTCGCCCAGGTAGCGGTCTTCCATGATGGCCTGCCAGAAGATCTTGCGCCCGTACAGCCGGGAAAAGGCGTAGGTGGTGAAAAGGCCGGCGGTAAACAGCCCCAGCGAAAAACTGTTGCCGTACTCGTAAAGCTCGTCGAGGAAACGCCGCCAGTGAATTCCGACCCACACCACAATGGGCAGAATGACAATGGTGACGAGTATCTTCCAGACGTGCCGGCCGGCGTAGTGGTCGAGCAGGGCGTCCTGCTCGCGGATCAGCGACGAGCCGATAAACGCCAGCAGCAGCAGCGTGACCATGGGCCATACCTTAAGCCGCTGGCGCACATAGAGCAGGATGCCGCAGGAGAGCGCCAGAAATATTGTCTGGTTGAGCTCGGTGAAGCCCAGCTCGGAAAACTGCAGCTTTTTGGGCAGATACAGGGCCTCCATATAGGCCCCCTGGGCAATGGCGCCGGTGACAAGGAGATACAGCGTGGCGCGCAGAAAGAGCGCGCCGGTATGGATGGGCCACGAAGATTGAGAATAGGGCATTATACGTCCTGAAACGCCCACCGGCGCAGGCCGGCGGATCCGGTCGGTGGTTAAACATGCAAAGATGTATGTGAGTATATCGCGTTGTGTTCTGACGCGCATCCAGCCAAGCTGGCAAATTTACCCGCTATCTCGGTGTGAAGGGAAGCGCCTGTAGTACGACTCTGAACGTTAGCCGAAGGCCTGGATAACATCATCGGTTAAAGGCAGGCTTTCGCGGGTAACGCCGGGGCAGGGTCCGTGCCGGTCGGATAAAAGACACCGGGGCCCGGTGCCAGCTGTGTTAGCGTGGTGCTGTGCGGCATGGCTGCAAAAACAGCAAGATGCTGTAATATATAAGGTATATCATGCGCTAATGCCCGGCTTGCAGGCCGTGCCGGGCGGTGCAATCGACGAGGAGACCGATCATGAAATCACGTGCTGCCGTGGCGCTGGAAGCCGGCAAGCCGCTGGAGCTTGCCGAGATCGACGTGGAAGGACCAAAGGAAGGCGAGGTGCTGGTGCGGCTGGCGGCGACCAGCGTGTGCCATACCGACGCCTATACGCTGTCCGGCGCCGACCCGGAAGGCAACTTTCCGTCGGTGCTGGGCCACGAGGGCGCAGGCGTTGTGGAAGACGTCGGCCCCGGGGTCAGCAGCGTCAGGCCCGGCGACCACGTTATTCCGCTGTATACCGCCGAGTGCGGCCAGTGCAAGTTCTGCCTGTCGGGCAAGACCAACCTGTGCGGTGCGGTGCGCGCCACCCAGGGCAAGGGGGTAATGCCCGACGGCACTTCGCGCTTTTCCCTGGACGGTAAAAAGCTCCATCACTACATGGGCTGCTCCACCTTCAGCGAGTATACGGTGGTACCGGAAGTCTCGCTGGCCGTGGTCTCCAAGGAAGCGCCCATGGACAAGATCTGCCTGCTGGGCTGCGGCGTGACCACCGGCATCGGCGCGGTGATGAACACCGCCAAGGTCGAGCCCGGGGCGACGGTGGCCGTGTTCGGCCTTGGCGCTATTGGCCTGGCCGTCATCCAGGGCGCGCTGATGGCCAAGGCCAGCCGCATCATCGCCATCGACGTCAATCCGGAGAAGTTCAAGCTGGCCGAGCAGTTCGGCGCGACCGACTTCGTCAATCCCAAGGACTACAGCGATTCGATCCAG
This DNA window, taken from Halomonas piscis, encodes the following:
- a CDS encoding polynucleotide adenylyltransferase — its product is MPEPPANPSAPEAGLDVYRVGGAVRDALLGRPVWDNDWVVVGATPDDMRRRGFKPVGRDFPVFLHPETAEEYALARTERKAGHGYSGFAVHASPDVTLADDLARRDLTINAIAEAPDGTLVDPYGGREDLERRALRHVSDAFAEDPLRVLRTARFLARYAHLGFTVAPQTQALMREVSRSGELLHLAAERVWTETEKALGEPNPGAYFCALAECGALGAWWPELAEAGLDKCLDAMKSVPDWPETPLAHWRYARLVTPLDDNGRAALAARLKLPRGVAQLARQSAATARLLGEPLTAKAVMAWLDGQDSWRKPERARAQLALVKALAPERHEALEQALEQATAVNPQVLMAEGYKGAALGKQIGVSRGEAVARALAQSSA
- the pdxA gene encoding 4-hydroxythreonine-4-phosphate dehydrogenase PdxA; translation: MAEWRHVQGSLPVAITTGEPAGIGPELVLRLAADGLLPSASVAVGDPTMLAERAAALGLGVTPTPCRPGEPLPEGPGVLPVWPVLLKAPSTPGVLDPTNADYVLGTLAAAVTACRAGHAAAMTTAPLHKGAIIDGGHPGFTGHTEWLRDACGVEEVVMMLATDSALHATRAGFDGPSELRVALVTTHLPLRDVADAVTAERLKRVARILEHDLREQFGIAAPRIVACGLNPHAGEDGHLGHEEVDTLIPALDALRAEGRDIRGPYPADTLFTPRHLAEVDAVLAMYHDQGLAVLKYAGFGSAANITLGLPLVRTSVDHGTALDLAGKGLASPASLGVAVALARRLADRRMAG
- the rsmA gene encoding 16S rRNA (adenine(1518)-N(6)/adenine(1519)-N(6))-dimethyltransferase RsmA, coding for MASVLHHRARKRFGQNFLRDAGIIERIVRAIHPRPGERLVEIGPGQGALTQPLLDAADGLDVIELDRDLIPGLRVQFFNYPGLVIHEGDALRYDFAELRGDGPPLRVVGNLPYNVATPLIIHLLGAGSAVADMHFMLQKEVVERLAAEPGGPNWGRLSVMAQYHCRVEQLFNVPPEAFVPRPAVDSAIVRLSPHAELPHSANDPALLFELVKQAFGQRRKTLRNNLKGRVSADTLEALEIDPRRRPQTLTVEEFVRLANAVTHSEASASREGDTT
- the apaG gene encoding Co2+/Mg2+ efflux protein ApaG gives rise to the protein MNEHDTDAADILDHSAGEPAIHVSVTPRYRADESREAESQYVFSYTVTLYNRGDCSVQLLARYWKITQGSGDVREVRGKGVIGQQPLIGPGQHFRYTSRAVLDTPVGIMEGAYTLFDTTTQRPFDVPVALFRLAQPAAIH
- the folB gene encoding dihydroneopterin aldolase, which produces MTDRIIIEALEVETVIGAYDWERTLQQRLSLDLELATDIRPAAATDDLALALDYAALCERIQAFAAEHQFELVETFAERLVATLREEFGITGVTLTLRKPGAVPAAASVGLKITRGRFAAPAPEDSGT
- a CDS encoding symmetrical bis(5'-nucleosyl)-tetraphosphatase, with the translated sequence MSTYVIGDLHGCHAEFVDLLEALSFDPRRDCAWLVGDLVNRGPDSLACLREVRALGDAARCVLGNHDLHFLVAARGGRIKPRSAFASIVNAADGGALLDWLQSRPLTVRRERTLMVHAGLLPEWGLDQAQSLAAEVEAALAGEQAGDFLARLFGDQPDRWRDDLEGMDRLRFIVNVMTRMRFISPGGRLEFTAKRGLASAPEGFKPWFRFPREDDATLLFGHWAALEGQTPGARVDARALDTGCAWGGSLTALELETGQRTRVPSRQPQEA
- a CDS encoding 2-amino-4-hydroxy-6-hydroxymethyldihydropteridine diphosphokinase, yielding MSESAERLVLLGLGSNKNALANLRRCLGALEARFGKVKASTVYQSADVSACVQDAATACATPVFHNMVAAFHSAAEPAAIKRWSKAQERAQGRLPPSAGANTHPIDIDLLAVGELCGEFDSELGAIRLPHDDMLAHAFVLRPLAELVPQARHPGAGKTYAELWASARATASPRLTPICLPSAAPL
- the tsaD gene encoding tRNA (adenosine(37)-N6)-threonylcarbamoyltransferase complex transferase subunit TsaD translates to MRVLGIETSCDETGVAVYDTAPGGGLLADALYSQVAMHAEYGGVVPELASRDHTRKLLPLVEQVLADADMARGELDGIAYTAGPGLVGALMVGAATAHGMARALNIPVLGVHHMEGHLLAPMLEDEAPAFPFVALLVSGGHTQLVAVKGLGEYRLLGESVDDAAGEAFDKTAKMLRLPYPGGPHVAKLAKQGDPGRFRFPRPMTDRPGLDFSFSGLKTHTLTAIRKLDDAGELTSRGRADIARAFEDAVVDTMVIKCRRALDDTGLKRLVVAGGVSANVRLREGLDQACAKRRAGVFYPRGRFCTDNGAMIAYVGARRLETGERDVTGQMQATPRWPLEQLSAPDYAGTKAES
- the rpsU gene encoding 30S ribosomal protein S21 encodes the protein MPSVKVRDNEPFDVALRRFKRSCEKAGVLSEVRRRESYEKPTAERKRKAAAAVKRHAKKLQRERKRFERLY